A region from the Leishmania panamensis strain MHOM/PA/94/PSC-1 chromosome 20 sequence genome encodes:
- a CDS encoding axoneme central apparatus protein, putative (TriTrypDB/GeneDB-style sysID: LpmP.20.5580): protein MSNRVILQTFDEYQKARVRFVQTIADLASKPANIEALQQAGVMQLLRPLLLDSVPSVQQSAALAIGRLANSSEEMAENVVSGDVLTQLVYSLGDQNRFYKKSAAFVLRSVARHSPQLAQAVADSQAVVALVGCLEEFDPTVKESAAWALGYVARHNADLAQEVVDKGAVPPLVLCVQEPELSLKRVAASTLSDIAKHSPELAQSIVDQNAITHLAPLITSSDAKLKRQVCQCLAQIAKHSVELAELVVEGEIFPKIFLLLADSDEVVQRNAATCIREIAKHTPELAQLVVNAGGVGALVEYTSTTRGSTRLPGVMTLGYLSAFSETLALAVIVAHGIVPLADTLEKESEDHIRAAAAWSLGQLGRHSADHAKAVADRNVLPRLLDAYLNPGSSDDLQTKSKRALKAIIQHCVYLPALEPLLHPDAPQDVLKYVCGQYAKVLPTDVAAKREFVANRGLATIQRIKAEPGSSLAESIQIINSCFPPEIVEYYSPEYAQTFIEKIENYHVQQH from the coding sequence ATGTCAAATCGGGTGATTCTGCAAACCTTCGATGAGTACCAGAAGGCACGCGTCAGGTTCGTGCAGACAATCGCAGACTTGGCTTCCAAGCCGGCCAACAttgaggcactgcagcaggcgggtgtaatgcagctgctgcgcccacTGCTACTCGACAGCGTGCCGTCAGTGCAGCAgtctgctgcgctggcgatTGGCCGCCTCGCGAATTCTAGTgaggagatggcggagaACGTGGTCTCTGGAGATGTGCTAACACAGTTGGTGTACTCGCTCGGCGACCAGAATCGCTTCTACAAGAAGTCTGCTGCGTTTGTGCTGCGTAGCGTGGCGCGGCACTCCCCGCAGCTGGCTCAAGCTGTCGCCGACAgccaggcggtggtggcgcttgtGGGCTGCCTGGAGGAGTTCGACCCGACCGTGAAGGAGAGCGCCGCGTGGGCACTAGGCTACGTCGCCCGCCACAACGCAGACCTCgcgcaggaggtggtggacaAAGGTGCCgtgccaccgctggtgctgtgcgTGCAGGAGCCGGAACTGTCTCTGAAGCGAGTGGCGGCCTCGACACTGAGCGATATCGCAAAGCACAGCCCAGAGTTGGCGCAGTCCATTGTTGACCAGAACGCGATCACCCATCTGGCACCGCTCATCACCAGCAGTGACGCGAAGCTGAAGCGGCAGGTGTGCCAGTGCCTGGCGCAGATTGCCAAGCACAGCGTtgagctggcggagctggtCGTCGAGGGAGAGATTTTTCCGAAGATCTTCTTGCTGCtcgccgacagcgacgaggtggtgcagagGAACGCGGCAACGTGTATTCGCGAGATTGCGAAGCACACACCAGAGTTGGCGCAGCTCGTTGTGAACGccggtggtgtgggtgcgctgGTGGAGTACACGAGCACGACGAGAGGCAGCACGCGCCTCCCAGGTGTTATGACGCTCGGCTACCTCTCCGCGTTCTCTGAGACGCTGGCGCTTGCTGTCATCGTGGCTCATGGCATCGTGCCTCTCGCTGACACGCTGGAGAAGGAATCCGAGGATCACATtcgtgccgccgcggcgtggTCACTGGGACAGCTCGGCCGCCATAGCGCCGATCACGCCAAGGCGGTGGCCGATCGCAACGTACTCCCTCGCCTGCTGGACGCGTACCTCAACCCCGGCAGCTCCGACGACCTGCAGACAAAGAGCAAGCGTGCCCTCAAGGCCATCATCCAGCACTGCGTCTACCTTCCCGCTCtagagccgctgctgcaccccgATGCACCGCAGGACGTCCTCAAGTACGTCTGCGGTCAGTACGCGAAGGTGCTGCCAACCGACGTGGCCGCGAAGCGCGAGTTTGTGGCGAACCGGGGTTTGGCCACGATACAGCGCATCAAGGCTGAGCCGGGCAGTTCCTTGGCAGAATCCATCCAGATCATCAACAGCTGCTTCCCACCGGAGATTGTAGAATACTATTCGCCCGAATACGCACAGACGTTCATTGAGAAGATCGAGAACTaccacgtgcagcagcactag